In Bacteroidia bacterium, a genomic segment contains:
- a CDS encoding T9SS type A sorting domain-containing protein, which yields MYPPPPACDVAIDTVATNCLSDSTFEVVVTLSGSGSNLSISDDQGTTPLTGLSAGTYAFGSYANNTSVTIYAADLNLVACADTAAPVTADCTPPPACDVAIDTVATNCLSDSTFEVVVTLSGFGSNLSISDDQGTTPLTGLSAGTYAFGSYANNTSVTIYAADLNLVACADTAAPVTADCTPPPACDVALDTVATNCLSDSTFEVVVTLSGSGSNLSISDDQGTTPLTGLSAGTYAFGSYANNTSVTIYAADLNLVACADTAAPVTADCTPPPACDVVIDSVVTNCVTDSTFEVVVTFSGTGSAFSISDDKGTPPATGLIAGTYMYGSYNSGDFVSIFVNDANIAGCNDNAGPFTANCAPPVCDVTFDTIYSLCVTDSTFEVVVKIGGSGSNYQLEDDQGNPPTVGLSAGTYNLGPYYNSTDVYVTVTDLNFGSGCSFFNGPVTADCTPVPVCDVKFDSISAVCNTDSTFQIKVTISGSQSSYIISDNKGTPMLTGLVPGTYTYGTYASNDSVILQVSDPGIFGCVKFSPVISTKCDSTVAPKPPVALPKVIYMSNFFPNPADGQTSIKVFMPYVGKVRWDLVNSQGKIVAFGDVVLNPGENTLPFNTTKMLSGIYVMNFYMAGLLLDSKKLMILH from the coding sequence TTGTACCCCCCGCCTCCGGCTTGTGATGTGGCGATCGACACCGTCGCTACGAACTGTCTGTCTGACTCGACCTTTGAAGTAGTGGTAACGCTTTCGGGTTCCGGATCGAATCTTTCGATCTCCGACGACCAGGGCACCACGCCACTGACCGGGCTGAGCGCAGGAACTTACGCCTTCGGCAGCTATGCCAATAATACAAGTGTAACGATATATGCCGCAGACCTGAATCTGGTCGCCTGTGCAGACACAGCTGCTCCGGTAACTGCAGATTGCACACCGCCTCCGGCTTGTGATGTGGCGATCGACACCGTCGCTACGAACTGTCTGTCTGACTCGACCTTTGAAGTAGTGGTAACACTTTCGGGTTTCGGATCGAATCTTTCGATCTCCGATGACCAGGGTACCACGCCACTGACCGGGCTGAGCGCAGGAACTTACGCCTTCGGCAGCTATGCCAATAATACAAGTGTAACGATATATGCCGCAGACCTGAATCTGGTCGCCTGTGCAGACACAGCCGCTCCGGTAACTGCAGATTGCACACCGCCTCCGGCTTGTGATGTGGCGCTCGACACCGTCGCTACGAACTGTCTGTCTGACTCGACCTTTGAAGTAGTGGTAACACTTTCGGGTTCCGGATCGAATCTTTCGATCTCCGATGACCAGGGTACCACGCCACTGACCGGGCTGAGCGCAGGAACTTACGCCTTCGGCAGCTATGCCAATAATACAAGTGTAACGATATATGCCGCAGACCTGAATCTGGTCGCCTGTGCCGACACAGCCGCTCCGGTAACTGCTGATTGCACACCGCCTCCGGCTTGTGATGTGGTCATTGACTCCGTAGTTACGAACTGCGTTACCGATTCAACATTTGAAGTGGTAGTTACATTTAGCGGAACCGGATCAGCGTTTAGTATCTCTGACGATAAAGGCACGCCTCCGGCTACAGGCCTGATTGCCGGAACCTATATGTATGGAAGTTACAACAGTGGTGATTTTGTCAGCATATTTGTGAATGACGCCAATATTGCAGGCTGTAACGATAATGCCGGGCCATTTACCGCCAACTGTGCACCACCGGTATGTGATGTAACCTTTGATACCATATATTCACTCTGTGTTACCGATTCGACCTTTGAAGTCGTAGTGAAAATTGGTGGCTCAGGTTCAAACTACCAGCTGGAAGATGATCAGGGAAATCCACCCACTGTAGGACTTTCTGCAGGAACTTATAATCTCGGTCCATATTACAACAGTACCGATGTGTATGTTACGGTAACAGATTTGAACTTCGGCTCAGGTTGTTCATTCTTCAACGGACCTGTAACCGCAGACTGTACGCCGGTTCCGGTATGTGATGTGAAGTTTGACAGTATATCTGCGGTTTGCAATACCGATTCTACCTTCCAGATAAAGGTAACCATCTCGGGATCTCAAAGCAGCTATATTATCAGCGACAACAAAGGGACGCCGATGCTGACTGGGCTTGTACCGGGGACATACACCTACGGAACCTATGCTTCCAATGATTCTGTGATTCTGCAGGTTTCTGATCCGGGGATATTTGGATGTGTTAAGTTTTCTCCGGTGATATCGACCAAGTGCGATTCTACGGTAGCACCCAAACCACCGGTAGCGTTGCCGAAGGTGATTTATATGAGCAATTTCTTCCCAAATCCGGCGGATGGTCAGACTTCTATCAAAGTGTTTATGCCTTATGTAGGAAAAGTCAGATGGGATCTGGTCAACTCACAGGGAAAAATAGTAGCATTTGGAGATGTTGTACTGAATCCGGGAGAAAACACCCTGCCATTTAACACGACGAAGATGTTGTCTGGGATTTATGTGATGAATTTTTACATGGCCGGATTGTTACTGGATTCCAAAAAACTAATGATCCTTCATTAG